The Streptomyces sp. NBC_01298 genome contains the following window.
CGGCCATTGGCTGAACCCGGTACGGGTCGTGGTCCTCGTGACCCTGGGGATGTTCGCGCTCGGCATGGCGCAGAAGCTGCCCTGCTACAACTGGGCGTGGTTCCGCGGGGCCGGCTCCCAGTACACCCACGCCTGCTACTCGGACATCCCGCACCTCTTCGTCGTACGCGGCTTCGCCGACGGCCTCGCCCCGTACTTCGACCGGATCCCCGGCGACATGCCGTTCCTGGAGTACCCGGTGCTCACCGGGCTCTTCATGAAGGTCGCCTCGTGGATGACCCCCGGCAGCGGCTCCATGCAGCACCGCGAGCAGATGTACTGGATGGTCAACGCGGGCATGCTGATGGTCTGCGCCGCCGTGATCGCGGTGTGCGTGGCCCGCACCCACCGCCGCCGGCCGTGGGACGCGCTGCTCTTCGCCCTCGCGCCCGGTTTCGCGCTGACCGCGACCATCAACTGGGACCTGATGGCGATCGCGCTGACCGCCGCAGCGATGCTCATGTGGTCGCGGAGCCGGCCGCTGGCCTTCGGCGTGCTGCTCGGCCTGGCCACCGCCGCCAAGTTCTATCCCCTGCTGCTGCTCGGGGCCGTGTTCGTGCTCTGCTGGCGGGCCGGGAAGTGGCGTGCCTTCGGCGCGGCGGTCGGCGGCACCGTGGCCTCCTGGCTCGTGGTGAACCTGCCCGTCATGCTCTTCGCCTGGGAGGGCTGGCAGAAGTTCTACACCTTCAGCCAGGAGCGGCCGATCGACT
Protein-coding sequences here:
- a CDS encoding glycosyltransferase family 87 protein produces the protein MTKVHEDSPVLPTQQDEVAAAGSELIGGPLGRYARLGGHWLNPVRVVVLVTLGMFALGMAQKLPCYNWAWFRGAGSQYTHACYSDIPHLFVVRGFADGLAPYFDRIPGDMPFLEYPVLTGLFMKVASWMTPGSGSMQHREQMYWMVNAGMLMVCAAVIAVCVARTHRRRPWDALLFALAPGFALTATINWDLMAIALTAAAMLMWSRSRPLAFGVLLGLATAAKFYPLLLLGAVFVLCWRAGKWRAFGAAVGGTVASWLVVNLPVMLFAWEGWQKFYTFSQERPIDFGSVWLLISQRSGNPLEDANTYATGLTLLLGAAIGLLALTAPRRPRFAQLAFLLVAAFILVNKVYSPQYVLWLIPLAALARPRWRDILIWQTGEVIYFLGIWFYLAYTTSGDKHQGLPLEGYQLSIAAHLLCTLYLCAVVVRDVLLPDRDVVRRDGSDDPSGGVLDGAEDVFTLSQTAKAPQDAAPSEGQRVDWGARPGE